One genomic window of Paenibacillus xylanilyticus includes the following:
- a CDS encoding alpha/beta fold hydrolase, which translates to MNILKVNGIDLAYDSYGNRTDETILLIAGLGTQMIRWTVPFCEMLVARGFRVIRFDNRDTGLSTHFSHHPTLNFEALANTLMSGQRPDIPYTLNDMSDDAIGLLDALGIRKAHFVGRSMGGMIAQLAASRYPERVLSLTSIMSTTGNPDLPPTSPEVMALMTQPAPNPMEDEEGYLAHSLAFAKRISGTGYPFEADEYRSLIREEVQRAYDPGSVGRQIAAIAVSGDRRPYLAKVTVPSLIIHGMDDPMFVPACGKDTAQAISGAEFMLLEGMGHDLPAQLFETVVAGIERVARRKG; encoded by the coding sequence ATGAATATCTTGAAAGTAAACGGTATTGATCTCGCCTATGACAGCTATGGCAACAGAACGGACGAAACCATTCTTCTGATTGCCGGCCTTGGAACCCAAATGATTCGTTGGACCGTTCCATTTTGTGAGATGTTGGTGGCTCGAGGATTTAGAGTTATTCGATTTGACAATCGTGATACGGGTCTATCCACCCACTTTAGTCATCACCCTACGTTAAATTTTGAAGCACTTGCAAACACACTTATGTCCGGACAACGCCCAGATATTCCATATACACTTAATGATATGTCTGACGATGCAATCGGTCTGCTTGACGCCCTTGGGATAAGAAAGGCACATTTCGTTGGACGCTCGATGGGCGGCATGATTGCCCAGCTTGCAGCCAGTAGGTACCCGGAACGGGTGCTCTCCCTTACTTCCATCATGTCGACAACAGGAAATCCCGACCTTCCACCAACATCCCCGGAAGTCATGGCGTTAATGACTCAGCCTGCACCGAATCCGATGGAGGATGAGGAAGGGTATTTGGCTCATAGTCTGGCTTTTGCCAAACGCATTAGCGGCACCGGCTATCCGTTCGAAGCGGACGAGTATCGTTCGCTCATTCGAGAGGAAGTGCAGCGAGCCTATGACCCGGGAAGTGTTGGGCGACAAATCGCAGCAATTGCCGTTTCAGGCGACCGACGTCCGTATTTGGCAAAAGTAACGGTTCCATCATTAATTATCCATGGTATGGATGACCCGATGTTTGTCCCTGCATGTGGTAAAGACACGGCTCAAGCCATCTCGGGTGCAGAGTTTATGTTACTTGAAGGGATGGGACATGATCTGCCGGCGCAGCTATTTGAAACGGTCGTTGCTGGAATTGAACGGGTAGCCCGTCGAAAAGGATAA
- a CDS encoding glycoside hydrolase family 16 protein has product MKPSHFTEKRFMKKVLGMFLVVVMLASVGIFPASEVQAAGTTVTSMEYFSPADGPVISKSGVGKASYGFVMPKFNGGTATWNDVYNDVGVNVKVGSNWVDIDQAGGYIYNQNWGHWSDGGFNGYWFTLSATTEIQLYSKANGVKLEYQLVFQNINKTTITAMNATQGPQITASFTGGAGFTYPTFNNDPAVTYEAVADDLKVYVKPVNSSTWIDIDNNAASGWIYDHNFGQFTDGGGGYWFNVTESINVKLESKTSSANLVYTITFNEPTRNSYVITPYEGTTFTADANGSIGVPLPKIDGGAPIAKELGNFVYQININGQWVDLSNTSQSKFAYSGNGYNNMSDANQWGYWSDYIYGLWFQPIQENMQIRIGYPLNGQAGGNIGNNFVNYTFIGNPNAPRPDVSDQEDISIGTPTNPAIAGMNLIWQDEFNGTTLDTSKWNYETGYYLNNDPATWGWGNAELQHYTNSTQNVYVQDGKLNIKAMNDSKSFPQDPNRYAQYSSGKINTKDKLSLKYGRVDFRAKLPTGDGVWPALWMLPQDSVYGTWAASGEIDVMEARGRLPGSVSGTIHFGGQWPGNQYSGGDYHFPEGQTFANDYHVYSVVWEEDNIKWYVDGKFYYKVTNQQWYSAAAPNNPNAPFDEPFYLIMNLAIGGNFDGGRTPNASDIPATMQVDYVRVYKEQ; this is encoded by the coding sequence ATGAAACCATCTCACTTTACGGAGAAACGGTTTATGAAAAAGGTACTTGGTATGTTCCTTGTAGTTGTGATGCTGGCTAGTGTGGGCATATTCCCAGCTTCAGAGGTTCAGGCTGCGGGAACCACCGTAACCTCAATGGAGTACTTCTCACCAGCAGACGGGCCTGTCATTTCAAAATCAGGGGTGGGCAAGGCCAGCTACGGATTTGTTATGCCTAAGTTCAATGGAGGCACCGCGACATGGAATGATGTTTACAATGATGTAGGCGTTAATGTAAAAGTGGGCAGCAACTGGGTTGATATCGACCAGGCAGGTGGTTATATCTATAACCAAAACTGGGGGCACTGGAGCGATGGCGGCTTCAATGGCTATTGGTTCACCCTCTCCGCAACAACCGAGATTCAACTGTACTCCAAAGCGAATGGTGTGAAGCTGGAGTATCAGCTTGTATTCCAAAACATCAACAAAACGACCATCACAGCGATGAATGCGACACAAGGTCCACAAATCACAGCTAGTTTCACAGGCGGTGCAGGCTTTACATATCCAACGTTCAACAATGATCCTGCGGTCACTTATGAAGCTGTTGCGGATGACTTGAAGGTGTATGTCAAACCTGTTAACAGCAGCACCTGGATTGATATTGACAATAACGCAGCAAGCGGCTGGATCTACGATCACAATTTTGGCCAATTCACGGATGGCGGAGGCGGGTATTGGTTTAACGTAACGGAGTCGATTAATGTCAAATTGGAATCAAAGACTTCTTCGGCTAATCTTGTTTATACCATTACGTTTAATGAACCTACAAGAAATTCATATGTGATTACACCCTATGAAGGAACAACCTTCACCGCAGATGCAAATGGTTCCATTGGGGTGCCGCTTCCGAAAATTGATGGGGGGGCGCCCATCGCCAAGGAGCTTGGCAATTTTGTATACCAGATTAACATCAACGGGCAATGGGTTGATCTGAGTAACACCAGCCAGAGCAAATTTGCATACTCCGGTAATGGGTACAACAATATGTCCGATGCCAACCAGTGGGGTTACTGGTCCGATTATATCTATGGTCTTTGGTTCCAGCCCATCCAAGAAAATATGCAGATCCGTATTGGATATCCACTGAACGGACAGGCGGGCGGAAATATCGGCAACAACTTCGTCAACTATACCTTTATCGGCAATCCAAATGCTCCGCGTCCGGATGTATCCGATCAGGAGGATATCTCCATCGGAACGCCAACCAACCCGGCAATTGCGGGCATGAACCTCATCTGGCAGGATGAGTTTAACGGAACTACGCTGGATACAAGCAAATGGAACTATGAAACAGGCTATTATCTCAATAACGATCCCGCTACATGGGGATGGGGTAACGCAGAGCTGCAGCACTACACGAACAGCACCCAAAATGTATATGTACAGGACGGAAAGCTGAATATCAAAGCCATGAACGATAGCAAATCTTTCCCGCAGGATCCGAATCGGTATGCCCAGTATTCTTCTGGCAAGATTAACACCAAGGATAAATTGTCCTTGAAGTACGGCAGAGTCGATTTTCGTGCCAAGCTACCTACAGGTGATGGTGTATGGCCAGCACTGTGGATGCTTCCACAAGACTCTGTATACGGCACTTGGGCTGCATCAGGTGAAATTGATGTGATGGAAGCGAGAGGCCGTCTGCCTGGATCAGTAAGCGGTACCATTCACTTTGGTGGACAATGGCCCGGGAACCAGTATTCGGGCGGCGATTATCACTTCCCGGAAGGGCAAACGTTTGCCAATGATTATCATGTATACTCGGTAGTCTGGGAAGAGGACAACATTAAATGGTATGTAGACGGCAAGTTTTACTATAAAGTGACCAACCAGCAGTGGTATTCCGCAGCTGCACCGAATAATCCGAATGCACCTTTCGATGAGCCGTTTTACCTCATTATGAACTTAGCAATCGGCGGAAACTTTGACGGGGGTCGTACTCCGAACGCCTCCGATATCCCGGCGACGATGCAAGTGGATTATGTACGCGTGTATAAAGAACAGTAA
- a CDS encoding ASCH domain-containing protein → MKVLSMIQPWATLLVLGETLYETRSWKTRYRGPLAIHASKKVDKQACKYEPIRSLLAKNGYTEQNLPTGVILATCELSNCYQVIDANPSSAILDCGKVVTGEDLLLGDYSPGYFAWEIAGFRQLKPYIPAKGKLGLWEYPIDEELMI, encoded by the coding sequence ATGAAAGTATTATCTATGATTCAACCATGGGCTACTCTGCTTGTCCTGGGCGAGACTCTCTATGAAACAAGATCCTGGAAGACCCGGTATCGCGGTCCGTTGGCCATTCATGCAAGCAAGAAAGTCGATAAACAGGCCTGCAAATATGAACCCATACGTTCTTTACTCGCCAAGAATGGCTATACGGAACAAAACCTCCCTACGGGGGTTATCCTTGCAACTTGCGAGCTTTCCAATTGTTATCAAGTCATCGACGCTAATCCTTCGTCAGCCATTCTGGATTGCGGGAAGGTTGTGACGGGTGAGGACTTACTGTTAGGCGATTACAGTCCAGGTTATTTTGCCTGGGAAATAGCGGGTTTCCGTCAGCTGAAGCCCTATATTCCAGCGAAGGGAAAACTGGGACTATGGGAATATCCGATAGACGAAGAGTTGATGATATGA
- a CDS encoding response regulator encodes MINILIVDDQKHIRDGLQAMLHQFPLELNSIYCAASGMEALRLLRQHSIHIVITDIRMPDMDGLALMAQTKEEYMDVEYLIISGYSDFTYAQKAIGLGAKGYLLKPLKREDLQNSLEHIWQEIQTRQAITHNMQHVSRLAQETDRKELRMFMQGALSDDAWILQIEEQNDALWRNYRLALLREEACINQPGASSAHSMEAIAYRVFGREGCICLQHRPYLILAVDASIDPSVLPAALKEGKITAKTAMTNRVQGLKELPNSYNQVLDLYRHSYLFPDQYSIFPSHIEHMEQQWQLPYENLYELFQSVGTDNSGIITQGISAIFHKKVLQRYPIRYTQQLCTATVEMMEEYERVIRPYMAEEKLDLESLRNLFDYQGMRDYIQALQQQLLRLNQFYYDYKCSYRHSQDLNEAIRFIHESYHKPLDLAMVSNHVSLNYAYFSNLFKKNIGKGFAEYLRDVRLDKARRLLAETDHKIVEVAAMVGYESYKSFTRAFRLVMQIQPTEYRQMMRQKAEHKAQYDNAIP; translated from the coding sequence ATGATTAATATCCTGATTGTGGACGATCAAAAACACATTCGTGACGGCCTGCAGGCCATGCTGCATCAATTTCCTCTGGAGCTGAACAGCATATACTGTGCCGCGAGCGGGATGGAGGCGCTGCGCCTGTTGCGGCAGCATAGCATTCACATCGTTATTACCGATATTAGGATGCCGGATATGGATGGGTTGGCACTCATGGCTCAAACCAAAGAGGAGTACATGGATGTGGAATACCTCATTATCAGCGGTTATAGTGATTTTACATATGCCCAGAAAGCGATCGGGCTTGGGGCAAAGGGCTACCTGCTTAAACCTTTGAAGCGAGAGGATCTGCAAAATTCCCTGGAGCATATATGGCAAGAGATCCAGACTCGGCAGGCAATTACGCATAATATGCAGCATGTATCCCGTCTCGCTCAAGAGACAGATCGTAAAGAATTAAGAATGTTTATGCAAGGTGCGTTAAGTGATGACGCATGGATTCTTCAGATTGAGGAACAAAATGATGCGTTATGGCGTAATTATCGCCTAGCGCTGCTGCGGGAGGAAGCTTGCATAAACCAGCCCGGAGCCAGCAGCGCCCATAGCATGGAAGCTATTGCTTATCGTGTGTTTGGCAGAGAAGGTTGTATTTGCCTGCAGCATCGTCCATATTTGATCCTTGCGGTGGATGCGTCCATCGATCCAAGTGTTTTGCCTGCAGCGCTCAAGGAAGGAAAGATCACTGCCAAAACGGCCATGACTAACCGGGTTCAGGGGTTAAAAGAACTACCAAACAGCTATAACCAAGTGCTTGACCTTTATCGCCACAGCTACCTGTTTCCTGATCAGTACAGTATCTTCCCATCACATATTGAGCATATGGAGCAGCAGTGGCAGCTTCCCTATGAAAACTTATATGAACTTTTTCAGTCGGTTGGAACAGATAACAGTGGAATCATTACTCAGGGTATTTCTGCAATATTTCACAAAAAGGTGCTGCAACGCTATCCTATTCGCTATACCCAACAGCTCTGCACTGCCACCGTTGAGATGATGGAGGAATACGAACGGGTTATCCGCCCTTATATGGCGGAAGAAAAGCTGGACCTTGAATCATTGCGCAATCTCTTTGATTATCAAGGGATGCGTGATTATATACAAGCATTACAGCAGCAGCTGCTTCGGCTGAATCAGTTCTATTATGACTATAAGTGCAGCTATCGCCATTCACAGGATCTAAATGAAGCCATTCGTTTTATCCACGAGAGTTACCACAAACCGCTGGACCTCGCGATGGTATCCAATCATGTGTCGCTCAATTATGCTTATTTTTCAAATCTGTTTAAGAAGAATATTGGTAAAGGTTTTGCTGAATACCTGCGAGATGTTCGTCTGGATAAAGCCCGGCGGCTTCTCGCCGAAACCGATCATAAAATTGTTGAGGTGGCTGCTATGGTTGGCTATGAAAGCTACAAAAGCTTCACACGCGCGTTCCGACTTGTGATGCAGATTCAACCGACAGAGTACCGACAGATGATGCGGCAGAAGGCAGAGCACAAAGCTCAATACGATAACGCTATACCATGA
- a CDS encoding GNAT family N-acetyltransferase: MKKSNEVYCVSDHLVIRKFGLQDVHAFYQYRVNPDVSRFQSWENYTLQEAEAFISKQILHSPDQPGTWFQYAIALNESDQLIGDCAIHTLVDEPQIVEIGFTLSPEFQGKGYMNEALCALIDYVFSTLNKHKMIAYTDVRNTKSIQVLERLGMRREGHLLENYKSKGFWIDEFQYAMLRSEWLNRQHQ; encoded by the coding sequence ATGAAGAAATCAAACGAAGTATATTGCGTTTCCGATCATCTTGTTATTCGAAAATTCGGTTTGCAGGATGTACATGCATTCTATCAATACCGGGTTAATCCAGATGTTTCCCGTTTTCAATCCTGGGAAAATTATACGCTCCAAGAAGCTGAAGCATTTATTAGCAAACAAATATTACATTCCCCTGATCAGCCCGGGACTTGGTTTCAATACGCAATTGCTTTAAATGAATCGGATCAATTAATCGGTGATTGTGCCATTCACACACTCGTAGATGAACCTCAAATTGTTGAAATCGGATTCACTCTCTCACCTGAGTTTCAAGGAAAAGGATACATGAATGAGGCACTTTGTGCCCTGATTGACTATGTATTCAGTACTCTAAATAAACATAAAATGATCGCTTATACCGATGTGAGGAATACAAAATCGATTCAAGTGCTAGAGCGTTTAGGGATGAGACGTGAAGGACACCTGCTTGAAAATTACAAGTCCAAAGGCTTTTGGATAGATGAGTTTCAATATGCAATGCTGCGATCGGAATGGTTGAACAGGCAACATCAGTGA
- a CDS encoding sensor histidine kinase: MKYLLTRLRKLYRNARISQKLFLAFSLMIAIPVILISFVYIRMQETQLYKDAMATGNSHVSWVNDQLRRRMDMIENASNTALTQKSFVDFIHSNMLVDGLRLVKFKQNQFEQMLNIIQSNTMISELSFYVDNPNLYEIWPEIYHYKKFYPQDYWAKLRDEGGSAYRLFSFRDGEHTLSYYRLVRLQGQEQKRPSIMEVRVPHSMFFSDLLQESKGDFFSVLMNASDPPQYVYNPQHEFSEKYGQGLERILGSIHRQLDVSPQKSPLQVKVGDQSYYALYRYIAPLNTYVVDIASHQALMKGPRSWYAFVVTITLCVLLLIMLLVSQTTRRIFRRLDSVLVSMRKVRQGELDAIIDTGLDENERGDEIDEVAVNYNKMLHEVKRLMTQVVDKQLIAKNAQLHSLHSQINSHFLYNALESIRMVAEVQRQPAIANSLVSLGSQLRYSMQWRSDTVAFREELANIQSYIEFINFMEGGSIVMTADLPQEILRYAIPKMCMQPIVENAIHHGAPSGGRVSIEITFSVEDDNLLFINIRDDGEGLEPDMLHLLQAVLRSESDTPLVTSRSGLGLENVNKRLQLHYGKHCGLWIDSMQGAYTCVTIRLPWKNGNLGGW; the protein is encoded by the coding sequence ATGAAATACCTACTGACGAGATTAAGGAAGCTTTATCGCAATGCCCGTATATCCCAGAAACTGTTTCTGGCATTTAGCCTGATGATTGCCATACCTGTTATTTTGATATCCTTTGTGTATATCCGCATGCAAGAAACGCAGCTATATAAGGACGCTATGGCAACGGGAAACAGTCACGTTTCATGGGTGAATGATCAATTGCGCAGAAGAATGGACATGATTGAGAACGCTTCCAATACAGCCCTCACTCAGAAGTCATTTGTGGATTTTATTCATTCCAATATGCTAGTGGATGGACTGCGCCTGGTAAAGTTTAAGCAAAACCAATTTGAGCAAATGCTCAATATTATTCAAAGCAATACGATGATCAGTGAGCTTAGCTTTTACGTCGATAACCCAAACTTGTATGAAATCTGGCCTGAAATTTATCATTATAAGAAATTTTACCCGCAGGATTATTGGGCGAAGCTTCGGGATGAAGGTGGTTCGGCTTACCGTTTATTTTCATTTAGGGATGGTGAACACACCTTATCCTACTATCGTCTGGTTCGCCTTCAAGGACAGGAACAAAAACGCCCGAGTATTATGGAAGTGCGAGTCCCGCACAGCATGTTTTTCAGCGACCTGCTCCAGGAGAGCAAGGGGGACTTCTTTTCGGTGTTGATGAACGCAAGTGATCCTCCGCAGTATGTATACAATCCGCAGCATGAGTTTTCTGAGAAGTATGGGCAGGGGCTGGAGAGAATCCTTGGCAGTATTCATCGCCAGCTGGATGTATCGCCGCAGAAAAGCCCACTTCAGGTTAAGGTAGGAGATCAGAGCTACTATGCATTGTATCGATACATCGCTCCGTTGAACACTTATGTGGTCGATATTGCTTCTCATCAGGCATTGATGAAGGGGCCGCGCAGTTGGTATGCATTTGTGGTAACGATTACATTATGTGTATTGCTGCTGATTATGCTGCTCGTATCCCAAACGACGCGGCGTATTTTCCGGCGGCTGGACAGCGTACTGGTATCCATGCGTAAGGTACGGCAAGGCGAGCTGGATGCAATCATTGATACAGGACTTGATGAGAACGAAAGAGGAGATGAAATCGATGAGGTTGCGGTGAACTACAATAAAATGTTACATGAGGTCAAACGACTAATGACACAGGTCGTGGATAAGCAATTAATTGCGAAAAACGCACAGCTGCACTCCCTGCATTCGCAGATTAACTCCCATTTTTTATATAACGCGCTGGAATCGATCCGCATGGTGGCAGAGGTACAGAGGCAGCCTGCTATAGCCAATTCATTGGTGTCGCTCGGCTCCCAGCTGCGCTACAGCATGCAGTGGCGCAGTGATACCGTTGCTTTTCGTGAGGAGCTTGCCAATATCCAGAGTTATATTGAATTTATCAACTTTATGGAAGGCGGCAGTATCGTTATGACGGCAGATCTTCCTCAGGAGATCCTTCGCTACGCCATTCCCAAGATGTGTATGCAGCCCATCGTCGAAAATGCAATTCATCACGGGGCACCTTCAGGCGGCAGAGTATCTATAGAAATTACGTTTTCTGTGGAGGATGACAATCTGCTTTTCATTAACATCAGAGATGACGGAGAGGGGTTAGAGCCTGATATGTTACACCTTCTTCAGGCGGTACTGCGGAGCGAATCGGATACGCCGTTGGTTACTAGCAGGAGCGGACTTGGTTTGGAAAACGTGAATAAGCGGTTGCAGCTTCATTATGGCAAACATTGCGGTCTTTGGATTGATAGTATGCAAGGCGCATATACCTGTGTAACGATACGTTTGCCTTGGAAAAATGGTAATCTTGGAGGGTGGTAG
- a CDS encoding extracellular solute-binding protein, whose protein sequence is MYRSPYILALLMMCLMSGLTGCSESEPSGDRDALAKADFTEQIQSLNTEEPSWKLDTTPVNLTWFIGAEWYGHTWGESLTSKYVTQKTGVNIEFAVPTGEPSEMVSRMLTTGSLPDLITIGSWESAVNKLRENNLIYALDELADQYDPYFFKVAGDGVLQWYRQEDGHTYVIPNDAYSPEQMRSTGLTGANQTFLVRKDLYESMGKPDLSTPKGFLNALQLLKNQYSVYKGQLISPFWAQGNASYGMTEYLQNLLAIPHEQNGKVYDRMTDPDYIEWLKTFRTAYEQGLINVDFLVDSSAQVQEKTNHAQYFMMIREWTDISDLNAKLEVLTNQSSYYIAVDGPRNSRGESAKLFPGSMDGWMVTMISRSTKNPERAIRFLTYLASEEGQRDLFLGKEGETWTMENGEPQLTEAMVQLHDTDKERLEREYGIMDTYWMLRNPAFVNPWRPEHTPSIKQMEEFANQQADLDSGIYKGLDPVGDSDIALAWSRISQNWEEVLPELITAKDEAAFDKIFENFLVRRVNFGFNQVMEYRQAELEMRKAKIAR, encoded by the coding sequence ATGTATCGAAGTCCTTATATTTTAGCCTTGTTGATGATGTGTCTGATGTCAGGCTTGACTGGTTGTTCTGAGTCAGAGCCATCGGGAGATAGGGATGCTTTGGCAAAGGCTGACTTCACGGAGCAGATACAGAGCCTGAATACGGAAGAACCGTCATGGAAGCTGGATACCACCCCTGTGAATCTAACGTGGTTCATTGGAGCCGAATGGTATGGTCACACTTGGGGAGAGAGCCTGACTTCCAAATATGTCACCCAAAAAACAGGGGTTAATATCGAATTTGCAGTACCCACTGGTGAACCAAGCGAGATGGTATCACGGATGTTGACGACCGGTAGTCTGCCGGATTTGATAACCATTGGCTCCTGGGAGAGTGCGGTTAACAAACTTCGGGAGAACAATCTCATCTATGCCCTGGATGAGTTAGCCGACCAGTATGATCCTTACTTTTTCAAGGTAGCAGGTGATGGTGTTCTACAATGGTATCGGCAGGAAGACGGCCATACCTATGTTATTCCCAATGATGCATACAGTCCCGAACAGATGCGTTCAACCGGCTTGACGGGAGCGAACCAAACCTTTCTCGTACGTAAAGATCTGTATGAGTCGATGGGTAAACCGGACCTTAGCACACCGAAAGGTTTTCTAAATGCACTGCAATTGCTGAAGAATCAATATTCGGTTTATAAAGGCCAACTGATCAGTCCATTTTGGGCACAGGGGAATGCATCCTATGGGATGACCGAATATTTGCAAAATCTGCTTGCGATCCCCCATGAGCAGAACGGTAAAGTATACGACCGAATGACAGATCCCGATTATATCGAGTGGCTAAAAACATTTCGTACTGCTTACGAGCAGGGTCTGATTAATGTTGATTTTCTGGTCGACTCCAGTGCACAGGTGCAGGAAAAAACCAACCATGCCCAATATTTTATGATGATTCGGGAATGGACAGACATATCGGACCTCAATGCGAAATTGGAAGTCCTTACGAACCAGAGTTCATACTATATCGCTGTAGATGGCCCCCGGAACAGCAGGGGAGAATCCGCCAAACTGTTCCCCGGCAGCATGGACGGCTGGATGGTTACGATGATTAGCAGATCCACGAAAAACCCTGAACGAGCCATCCGATTTTTGACCTACCTGGCCAGCGAAGAAGGCCAACGGGATTTATTTTTGGGCAAGGAAGGTGAAACCTGGACGATGGAGAACGGCGAACCGCAGTTGACGGAGGCAATGGTCCAGTTGCATGACACGGATAAGGAGCGGCTGGAAAGGGAATATGGCATAATGGATACCTATTGGATGCTGCGAAATCCTGCCTTCGTTAACCCGTGGAGACCAGAGCATACCCCATCCATTAAGCAAATGGAGGAGTTCGCCAACCAACAGGCCGATCTGGACAGCGGCATCTATAAGGGATTAGACCCTGTAGGTGATTCTGATATAGCGTTAGCCTGGTCACGTATTTCTCAGAATTGGGAAGAAGTGCTGCCAGAACTGATTACAGCGAAGGATGAAGCTGCTTTTGATAAAATTTTCGAAAATTTTCTGGTCCGTCGTGTGAATTTCGGCTTTAACCAGGTGATGGAATATCGCCAGGCTGAACTGGAGATGCGGAAAGCCAAGATAGCCAGATAA
- a CDS encoding DUF2239 family protein: MQTELTQITCTAFVGGVRIAKGTLQHVVAFVKESLDDTKLTQLLIFNDLTGKPIDVDFRGNTAEVLQRLSSPADHAPAEEECKQATKRVGRPKLGVVSGEVTLLPRHWDWLKSQPGGASVTLRKLIDEARRSGTSESKIRLAQEASYHFMTAMAGDFPQHEEALRALYAGNQDRFYQLIDDWAPDIRDHIKTLAENAFIKEEI; this comes from the coding sequence ATGCAGACTGAACTAACTCAAATAACCTGTACTGCCTTTGTGGGGGGAGTGCGCATTGCGAAAGGGACATTGCAGCACGTTGTTGCTTTTGTAAAGGAAAGCCTGGATGATACGAAATTGACCCAATTGCTTATTTTTAACGATTTGACGGGAAAACCAATCGATGTTGATTTTCGGGGAAATACAGCCGAGGTACTTCAACGTTTGAGTAGCCCCGCTGACCATGCACCAGCTGAGGAAGAATGCAAGCAAGCAACAAAACGGGTTGGTCGTCCCAAGCTGGGGGTGGTATCTGGAGAGGTTACATTACTTCCTCGACATTGGGATTGGCTTAAATCCCAACCTGGTGGAGCCTCTGTAACTTTGCGAAAACTGATCGATGAAGCTCGTCGTTCGGGGACAAGTGAGAGTAAAATTCGCCTGGCCCAAGAAGCAAGTTATCATTTTATGACAGCTATGGCGGGCGATTTTCCACAGCACGAAGAGGCCTTGAGAGCACTATATGCCGGAAATCAGGATCGTTTTTACCAATTAATTGACGATTGGGCACCCGATATCAGAGACCATATCAAAACATTAGCCGAGAATGCATTCATAAAGGAAGAGATCTAA
- a CDS encoding DUF4386 domain-containing protein has product MTQDRRNGIIIGIFYIVAAVTSVIAVISYEPVLSEQWYLSVANGFKTKVLLGVLNDLILVLTAVGTSVMLFPYLRRWNEQLALGYLCFRFMEAVLIAVGVVSILGLVQLSIYYEGKSLASIENLKELGYMLQAFHRWTSMLGPNFMLGINTALYSYLLFRTRLVPRTLALSGIITATLVFVAGLLEMFGIIEPLSAVKGVIALPVGVYELSLSVWLIAKGFDMKNLKKLETN; this is encoded by the coding sequence ATGACGCAAGACAGAAGGAATGGAATTATAATCGGGATTTTTTATATTGTTGCTGCAGTCACTTCAGTTATCGCTGTGATCTCTTATGAGCCGGTATTATCTGAACAATGGTACTTGTCCGTGGCAAATGGTTTTAAAACAAAGGTCTTGCTCGGCGTACTTAACGATCTCATACTCGTTCTAACTGCAGTTGGTACATCGGTTATGCTGTTCCCTTATCTTCGTCGTTGGAATGAACAACTCGCGTTAGGATATCTATGCTTTCGATTCATGGAAGCTGTGCTTATTGCCGTTGGTGTGGTAAGTATACTAGGTTTAGTGCAGCTTAGTATATATTATGAAGGAAAAAGCTTAGCAAGTATAGAAAATCTTAAAGAGCTCGGTTACATGCTGCAAGCTTTTCATCGATGGACATCAATGTTAGGTCCTAATTTTATGCTCGGTATTAATACCGCACTGTATAGCTATTTACTTTTTAGAACAAGGTTGGTTCCAAGAACGTTAGCGCTATCTGGCATTATTACTGCTACACTTGTATTTGTAGCGGGTCTTTTAGAAATGTTCGGTATTATCGAACCTCTTTCTGCAGTAAAAGGAGTGATTGCTCTTCCAGTTGGCGTATATGAGTTGAGTTTGTCTGTATGGTTAATTGCAAAAGGATTTGACATGAAAAACCTCAAGAAACTAGAAACGAACTAG